GATACATCCAAAAACACAAGTACAGATTTTAATGAAGTGGTATTTGATGAAAAGAAACTAGTGATCAAAAAAGGAGAATATTCTACATTTACCCAATTTTCACCAAGACCAAATTTAGCAGATTTCACTAGTGAAAATGAACAAGTATTCCAAATGTTTGTATCTGTAGAAAACTATCTTGCTCGTGGCGATTCATTCACTGTAATACATGATGAAATCGGAGCATTAGAAGGGGCAGGTCCATCAATTACAGAGGTATTGCCATTTTTGACTACAGGTAAAGAAGAGATCATAGGAGTGACTTATTTTGAAACAGATATTGAGGTATCTAGAAGGGCAGGAACCTCAAATAATAGAGAAACTGTTACAATTACAGTACCTGTCACTGCACAGAAAAATTATGAGTTGAGTATTTCGTCTTCAGATTCAAATGTCGTAAATCCCATAAACCCAATTATGGAAAAGGGGAAGAATGCGGTATTAGTTACAGGCAATACAGGAACAATGGCACCTGATGAATCTATAGAATTGTACATTAGAGATAATGACGGAATTAAAACAGTTATTACAACACCCGATGGACCTATTGAGGACGATATTTCATTAACAATTGAGTCACTTATTCCAATGATTTTAGTTGGAAAGGAATTCCCACTGCTTGCATATTTGTATGAATCTGCAGGTGAAGAAGAATCAGTTTCAACTACCGATGAAGATGAGATAGATAGTAGGTTGGGACCAACCCAGTTTGTAAAAAATGGTATTCTGTCATTTTCTGCAAATGAATTCATAAACATCGAATCATCAAATGTAGAGAAAAATCAAGATTATGTTTTAACATATCCAATGGTTGAAGCAGTTGGAACCAGTTCATTAAATGGAAAAATTGGTAAGTTTTCTGGTTCAATGGATGTTACAAGTTATACTACAGACCCCACAACCATCTATTTAGGATATATTGATAATATTTTGATCACAGATGGAAACCTAGCTACAGTTCAGTTATTGGACTCTGTGGGAAATCCAGTATATGCTAAAAAAGATACAATTTTAGAATTAGTATCAAATGATCAAACAATTTTAAAAACACCAAACCAAATAACAATCAAAAAAGGAGAATACTTTAACACATTTGAATTAGAAACTTTGAAAGAAGGAACTGTAGAGATGACAGTTTTATCAAAAGACTTACCATTATCAAAATACAGCATTAGTATTATTGACTTAACTCCAGTATTATCACTAAATCTAGAAGGAAGTATGAACTGGAATGAAAGAATTGAAGCAAAATTATCCGTATCAATTCCTGAAATTAAGACAACTCTTTCAGGATTTCAAGTTGAGTGGACAACAGAGGGGGGCGAAGTAAAAACAGCAGACTCAGTAACCAATAGTGAAGGTATTGCAATATTGAACATAATTGCAAATGATAAGGAAACCGTTACAGTATCTGCAAAAGTATCTGGGAATAATCTTGATTCAGCAACAGCATCAAAAACAGTCCAGATATTAAATAAGCCCTCAGTCATAGAAAATCCCGAAACTGATACGGTTAAGGAAGAATCCTCTATAGGGGAATTAAATTTCGATACAACCCAAATAGGAATGATTATCATACCAATCATAATTGTCGCTATTTTCTTGTTTCTAAAAAAGACAGATAGATTAGGATTAATTACTGAAA
The window above is part of the Nitrosopumilus sp. genome. Proteins encoded here:
- a CDS encoding Ig-like domain-containing protein codes for the protein MTGSLFLPVNAQTTSEFGYKLHPEKILENTIGDLQVYVTSNKLMVPTTIKNLTVISSNTDIIQIVEVSEDSDSFIKNIKIKALKPGIATIGLAAPGFASKEISIQVYNNNNYPTKIMMKTTPNQFSVDGPKYGFVAVELSTTGGLPTVALEDVTVTIQTPNTDVIKLRDSEITIKQGEYFGITEFDIVGSGDAIIFAETNGMKKISEIISVSEPKGPLQIQLSVIPDTFSSYYSAKGFAILQLVDSEGIPVMAEEDIYLELDVDNPDTSKNTSTDFNEVVFDEKKLVIKKGEYSTFTQFSPRPNLADFTSENEQVFQMFVSVENYLARGDSFTVIHDEIGALEGAGPSITEVLPFLTTGKEEIIGVTYFETDIEVSRRAGTSNNRETVTITVPVTAQKNYELSISSSDSNVVNPINPIMEKGKNAVLVTGNTGTMAPDESIELYIRDNDGIKTVITTPDGPIEDDISLTIESLIPMILVGKEFPLLAYLYESAGEEESVSTTDEDEIDSRLGPTQFVKNGILSFSANEFINIESSNVEKNQDYVLTYPMVEAVGTSSLNGKIGKFSGSMDVTSYTTDPTTIYLGYIDNILITDGNLATVQLLDSVGNPVYAKKDTILELVSNDQTILKTPNQITIKKGEYFNTFELETLKEGTVEMTVLSKDLPLSKYSISIIDLTPVLSLNLEGSMNWNERIEAKLSVSIPEIKTTLSGFQVEWTTEGGEVKTADSVTNSEGIAILNIIANDKETVTVSAKVSGNNLDSATASKTVQILNKPSVIENPETDTVKEESSIGELNFDTTQIGMIIIPIIIVAIFLFLKKTDRLGLITEKMSLENLEISDKIEGIKERISDIKDR